Proteins encoded by one window of Toxotes jaculatrix isolate fToxJac2 chromosome 22, fToxJac2.pri, whole genome shotgun sequence:
- the pus7l gene encoding pseudouridylate synthase 7 homolog-like protein, protein MKQDCDAVNVPACFISSHEGFRGSIKNFIKDFVVTEIDVNGQLVNKAAAPQTSGCASSDKNNETSARCKQNNHSSVSPDTDASAYWGVDVALPSPGSFDLGVILGQSVSDELEQFVLTLKDEKPTKQELSLGSFADKHHRANVHRAVRHRFPFLMTVTIQPEIRVREDPDYRELSQLVTEDEAEDFFRFIDAKVRGSSYTFGPDDSKEHRAAVHHFLSRRFGKLVETKSFSDQGRTAISVRLRERGRPKKRSAEERKEEDVYTAFTLRKENLETLEAISYMAATLGVLPSDFTYAGIKDKRAITYQSMVVKKVSPQRLKEKTAEFEKRGMRLSHVRSVHEPLRLGQLQGNHFDLVVRDLRPHGANDAHSSGADRNTRLVALVKEAVENIKATGFVNYYGPQRFGSGQSVQSDRVGLALLKEDMVSAVRLFFTPEEGDDPQSQAKRHFLQTDNAKESLALMPLSKARERLMLRALNRYGTGPNGCAQAWLSLPHSMRVFYPHAYCSRVWNEAVAHRLATLGHSARRGDLVWMQEGQNKLEDSGESSSAQIHVVTEQEEKEGLYTLGHVLLPMPGNTVKYPENAMGAWYQERLARDGLDNCRFRVSSLKLNLPGCYRPLLALPRNLSYQLQRTACKDEGAGGGEVSGESKQDLLTLTLNFDLDSSCYATICLREIMKCDP, encoded by the exons ATGAAGCAGGACTGTGATGCTGTGAACGTCCCTGCATGCTTCATATCCAGCCATGAAGGCTTTCGGGGAAGCATCAAAAACTTTATCAAAGACTTTGTGGTAACTGAGATAGACGTTAATGGACAGCTGGTTAATAAAGCGGCAGCACCACAGACCTCAGGCTGTGCCTCCTCAGATAAAAACAATGAGACTTCTGCACGATGTAAGCAGAATAATCACTCCTCTGTCTCACCTGACACAGATGCCTCAGCTTACTGGGGGGTAGATGTTGCCCTGCCCAGTCCAGGCAGTTTTGATTTAGGTGTGATTTtaggtcagtcagtcagtgatgaGCTTGAGCAGTTTGTGTTGACTCTCAAAGATGAAAAGCCAACAAAGCAGGAGTTATCTTTGGGATCCTTCGCTGACAAACACCACAGAGCTAACGTCCACCGGGCCGTCAGACACCGCTTCCCTTTCCTCATGACTGTGACCATCCAGCCTGAGATCAGGGTGAGGGAGGACCCAGACTACAGAGAGCTCTCCCAGCTGGTCACAGAGGACGAAGCAGAGGACTTCTTCAGGTTCATAGATGCCAAAGTGCGGGGCTCATCTTATACATTTGGACCTGATGACAGTAAGGAGCACAGGGCGGCGGTTCACCACTTCCTGAGCCGCAGGTTTGGGAAACTAGTAGAGACGAAAAGCTTCAGCGATCAGGGGAGAACAGCGATCTCTGTGAGGttgagagagcgagggaggccGAAGAAGAGAAGCGCAGAGGAACGTAAGGAAGAAGACGTTTACACTG CGTTCACCCTTCGTAAGGAGAACCTGGAGACTCTGGAGGCCATCAGCTACATGGCAGCGACTCTTGGGGTCCTGCCGTCAGATTTCACCTACGCTGGGATCAAGGATAAGAGAGCCATCACCTACCAGTCCATGGTAGTCAAGAAGGTCTCACCTCAACG GCTTAAAGAGAAGACAGCAGAGTTTGAGAAGAGAGGGATGCGTCTGTCTCACGTCCGCTCTGTCCATGAGCCTCTCAGGCTTGGACAACTGCAGGGGAACCACTTTGACCTGGTGGTTCGCGACCTGAGACCACACGGGGCCAATGACGCACACTCCTCTGGTGCAGACAGGAACACTCGTCTGGTAGCGCTTGTAAAGGAAGCAGTGGAGAATATCAAG GCCACAGGTTTTGTCAACTACTATGGACCACAAAGGTTTGGGAGTGGACAGAGTGTTCAGTCTGACAGAGTGGGACTGGCTTTACTTAAAGAAGACATG gtgagtGCCGTGCGCCTCTTCTTCACTCCAGAGGAAGGTGATGATCCTCAGAGCCAGGCAAAGAGACACTTCCTCCAGACTG ATAACGCTAAGGAGTCTTTGGCTTTGATGCCATTGTCCAAGGCCAGGGAGCGACTGATGCTGCGGGCCCTGAACCGCTACGGTACAGGTCCGAATGGTTGTGCCCAAGCCTGGCTCAGCCTGCCCCACAGCATGAGAGTCTTCTACCCACACGCCTATTGTAGCAG GGTGTGGAACGAGGCGGTTGCTCACAGGCTGGCTACTCTGGGCCACAGTGCCAGGCGAGGAGACCTGGTGTGGATGCAGGAAGGGCAAAACAAACTGGAGGACAGTGGAGAAAGCAGCTCTGCACAG atcCATGTGGTGACAGagcaagaggagaaagaagggcTCTACACGCTAGGACAC GTGTTACTGCCCATGCCAGGAAACACGGTGAAGTATCCAGAAAACGCCATGGGGGCCTGGTACCAGGAGAGACTGGCCAGAGATGGACTGGACAACTGTCGCTTCAGAGTCAGCAGCCTCAAACTCAATCTGCCTGGCTGCTACCGCCCCCTGCTGGCACTGCCACGCAACCTCAGCTACCAGCTCCAGAGAACAGCCTGCAAGGATGaaggggcaggaggaggagaggtgtcAGGAGAAAGCAAGCAGGACTTGCTCACTCTCACCTTAAACTTCGACCTGGACTCCTCCTGCTATGCTACCATCTGCCTCAGAGAGATCATGAAGTGTGACCCGTAG